One window of Desulfarculus baarsii DSM 2075 genomic DNA carries:
- a CDS encoding flagellin N-terminal helical domain-containing protein, with amino-acid sequence MRVSQMTFYRTSSAQLMRIQTELSRLNNQAATGDIISKPSDAPVSSITVQSATVQLQELDQYAIDLEHAKSWLSQATSDFSQLDSLIQQALTLAEQMSTGTMDSSNRQVAAEKVQGLIGDIILICNNEISGSHIYAGTRTDQSAVSSSLKVDDIATPASGNTGTGNIYAFGDYSGLMSRDITITADATVANRFQVSYVDDFGRQRTNTVDLAGEGVGNAVEICDGVMIYIDSGSFTPGESYTLGVGRQQGNTSDLLVNLSTDNRMDYNYTVDQFLGAEGNSGDGWTNLLDILSQWSYYLERDGQDHDYYEAMPGVGNDPTNSGAFQVSGDWDTLSARQYEFNVGGPITSDADAADRAHFSNFTIDASWGGGVPSADNPMIVNYEYDGAYGGMPAGTYQVTITDVGDDASFALVEGGVEISLADCAYENTGQTWQITSSFQDGQTPSPSNPMEVTYTYLDDSGVRRMGTLTFDGTGSTNAANLEPSGSGVSLTLSEDGAFALGDRFDLTLEQYNQGQTKSQEMLETLKTSLTTVLQCEADAGAKLNRLEVRYSFFEEDVLRLDDRLQALNGVDIATVTAEWQLQKIMYQAALKATAMVSSTSLADYI; translated from the coding sequence ATGCGCGTTAGCCAGATGACATTTTATCGCACAAGCTCCGCCCAGCTCATGCGCATCCAGACCGAGCTGAGCAGGCTGAACAATCAGGCGGCCACCGGCGACATCATCAGCAAGCCCAGCGACGCGCCGGTTTCGTCGATCACCGTGCAAAGCGCCACGGTGCAGTTGCAAGAGCTGGATCAATACGCCATCGACCTGGAGCACGCCAAGAGCTGGCTCAGCCAGGCCACCAGCGACTTCAGCCAACTCGATTCGCTGATCCAGCAGGCCCTGACCCTGGCCGAACAGATGTCCACCGGCACCATGGACTCCAGCAATCGCCAGGTCGCCGCCGAAAAGGTGCAGGGGCTGATCGGCGACATCATCCTGATCTGCAACAACGAGATTTCCGGATCGCACATCTACGCCGGCACGCGCACCGACCAGTCGGCCGTCAGCAGCAGCCTCAAGGTCGACGATATCGCTACGCCCGCCAGCGGCAACACCGGCACGGGCAACATCTACGCCTTTGGCGATTACAGCGGCCTGATGAGCCGCGACATCACCATCACCGCCGACGCCACCGTGGCCAACCGCTTCCAGGTCAGCTACGTGGACGATTTCGGCCGCCAGCGCACCAACACCGTTGACCTGGCCGGCGAGGGCGTGGGCAACGCCGTGGAGATCTGCGATGGCGTGATGATCTACATCGACAGCGGTTCGTTCACCCCCGGCGAAAGCTACACCCTCGGCGTGGGCCGCCAGCAGGGCAACACATCGGATCTGCTGGTCAACCTCTCCACCGACAACCGCATGGACTACAACTACACCGTCGACCAGTTCCTGGGAGCCGAGGGTAACTCCGGCGACGGCTGGACCAACCTGCTCGATATCCTCAGCCAGTGGTCCTACTATCTGGAGCGTGACGGCCAGGATCATGATTATTACGAGGCCATGCCCGGCGTGGGCAACGATCCCACCAACTCGGGCGCGTTTCAGGTCTCGGGCGATTGGGACACCCTGTCCGCCCGGCAATACGAGTTCAACGTCGGCGGGCCCATCACCAGCGACGCCGACGCCGCCGATCGGGCTCACTTCAGCAATTTCACCATCGACGCCAGTTGGGGCGGCGGCGTGCCCAGCGCCGACAACCCCATGATCGTCAATTACGAATACGACGGGGCTTACGGCGGCATGCCCGCCGGGACATATCAGGTGACGATCACCGACGTGGGCGACGACGCCAGCTTCGCCCTGGTCGAGGGCGGCGTGGAGATCAGCCTGGCCGACTGCGCTTACGAAAACACCGGCCAGACCTGGCAGATAACCTCGTCGTTCCAGGATGGCCAGACGCCCAGCCCCAGCAATCCAATGGAAGTTACCTACACCTACCTGGACGACTCGGGCGTGCGGCGCATGGGCACGTTGACCTTCGACGGCACGGGCTCCACCAACGCGGCCAACCTGGAGCCGTCCGGTTCGGGCGTCAGCCTGACCCTGAGCGAAGACGGCGCCTTCGCCCTGGGCGACCGCTTTGACCTGACTTTGGAGCAATACAACCAGGGCCAGACCAAAAGTCAGGAGATGTTGGAAACACTGAAGACCTCGCTGACAACCGTGCTACAATGCGAGGCCGACGCCGGGGCCAAGCTCAACCGCCTGGAGGTGCGCTACAGTTTCTTCGAGGAAGACGTCCTGCGTCTCGACGACCGCTTGCAGGCCCTGAACGGCGTGGACATCGCCACGGTCACCGCCGAATGGCAGTTGCAAAAGATCATGTACCAAGCCGCGTTAAAGGCCACGGCCATGGTTTCCAGCACCAGCTTGGCCGACTATATCTGA
- the csrA gene encoding carbon storage regulator CsrA: MLILTRKAGQSIAIGDGSITVCVMEIKGRQVRLGIEAPPDTPIHRQEIFQKIVESNKESVAAAAQDLDMLSDLLGLEDAK, encoded by the coding sequence GTGCTGATCCTGACTCGAAAAGCCGGCCAGAGCATCGCCATCGGCGACGGCTCGATCACGGTCTGCGTCATGGAGATAAAGGGCCGCCAGGTGCGTCTGGGCATCGAAGCGCCGCCGGACACACCCATCCATCGACAAGAAATATTCCAAAAAATCGTCGAATCCAACAAGGAATCGGTGGCCGCCGCCGCTCAGGATCTGGACATGCTCAGCGACCTGTTGGGATTGGAGGACGCCAAATGA
- the fliW gene encoding flagellar assembly protein FliW, with product MSEQLQTPTLIKASTARFGEITVPAEDVLHMPLGMIGFPGLQRFVLIKHRQDSPFQWLQSLDAPDVAFVVVSPLLFDPQYNLHLGDSEMRLLKMTKPEQVDILVVVNIPHGQPQKMTGNLRAPVVINSEARLAAQIVLEHSDYDLRCPLKRQ from the coding sequence ATGAGCGAGCAACTCCAAACCCCCACCCTGATCAAGGCGAGCACGGCCCGCTTTGGCGAGATCACCGTCCCGGCCGAGGACGTGCTGCACATGCCGCTGGGCATGATCGGCTTCCCCGGCCTGCAACGCTTCGTGCTGATCAAGCACCGCCAGGATTCGCCGTTTCAGTGGCTGCAAAGCCTGGACGCGCCGGACGTGGCCTTCGTGGTGGTCAGCCCGTTGCTGTTCGACCCGCAGTACAACCTGCATCTTGGCGATTCGGAGATGCGCCTGCTGAAGATGACCAAGCCCGAACAGGTCGATATCCTGGTGGTGGTCAACATACCCCACGGCCAGCCGCAAAAGATGACCGGCAACCTGCGCGCGCCGGTGGTGATCAACTCGGAGGCCAGGCTGGCCGCCCAAATCGTGCTGGAGCACTCCGATTACGATCTGCGCTGCCCACTGAAGCGGCAATAA
- the flgM gene encoding flagellar biosynthesis anti-sigma factor FlgM → MLIKDTLGVRDKALEGRDGSSRVGKSGAKVTSASVTDSASAAEDTVALSNRSKELARAHEAVVNAPDVRRQKIEELKRQVANNEYQVNAEQVAHRMIVDFLGELV, encoded by the coding sequence ATGTTGATCAAGGACACACTGGGCGTAAGGGACAAGGCCCTTGAAGGCCGGGATGGCTCATCCCGCGTCGGCAAGTCGGGAGCCAAGGTCACCAGTGCATCGGTGACCGACTCCGCCTCGGCGGCCGAAGACACGGTCGCCCTGTCCAATCGCAGCAAGGAACTGGCCAGGGCCCACGAGGCGGTGGTCAACGCGCCTGACGTCCGCCGGCAAAAGATCGAGGAACTCAAGCGCCAGGTGGCCAACAACGAGTATCAGGTCAACGCCGAGCAGGTGGCCCATCGCATGATCGTCGATTTCCTGGGCGAGCTGGTTTGA
- a CDS encoding DVU0524 family FlgM-associated protein encodes MTITSYQVQNILRTYARQLSRGQRLARARSSAEENLADRVNLSIEARRKQVIEKITSEIVANIGSRAPGLKESWGGVEDAALARLSTEYGQKLAIRQDEHSGRLMFNVVDEQSGEVLRSLGAEESAGLQQRLYRITQEVIDENMLS; translated from the coding sequence ATGACTATCACTTCCTACCAGGTGCAGAATATTCTGCGCACATACGCCAGGCAACTCAGCCGCGGACAGCGGCTGGCCAGGGCGCGGTCCAGTGCCGAGGAAAACTTGGCCGATCGCGTGAACCTGAGCATCGAAGCCCGGCGCAAGCAAGTGATAGAAAAGATCACCTCCGAGATCGTGGCCAACATCGGTTCCAGGGCGCCCGGGTTGAAAGAGTCGTGGGGCGGAGTCGAAGACGCGGCATTGGCGCGGCTTTCCACGGAATACGGGCAGAAACTGGCCATCCGCCAAGACGAGCACTCTGGCAGACTGATGTTCAACGTGGTCGATGAACAAAGCGGCGAAGTGTTGCGCAGCTTGGGAGCCGAGGAATCGGCCGGTTTGCAACAAAGACTCTATCGCATCACCCAAGAGGTCATCGACGAGAACATGCTCTCGTAA
- a CDS encoding glycosyltransferase family protein: MLIFLLGSQDFAAPLSELGHEVVRCAPDPAADIPVQGPDPDWLSVANRAAQMGLRPDAVLVCDDVGFRNLPVGLGQSEAVTACYLVDAPLNEFWQQPYARLFDVALFDQPAQAARAVSEGVNAHWLPLGVEPKRYESNMLAREEKAACFVGVVDPRVRPKRSAVLDRVRRRVELRVQGGRQGKWFATADAAYMYKTHRVVINENLFPGLTTRPLEVMAAGGFLLSEAAPGVMDRHFADFEHLLYYDHDNLDQRLSLALGDDGLRRRCMRAGREAVLGAHTLAHRADQLAKQLKHALEDTERLAKRPDHGQAIGLEGQALLMSALRWPGKDGRRRLLRAAARLRQANDAGVVGLPTIRAAAVAEMALGRHDAALGLLRQAMEHGAPCDALALTIFEKQHAGVVTQNPGLHQLVQRHPGLAGRDGEASFHLAAAALLADHGRGMSAGFNKARSPQPCWDALEHLLEATRLDPTLEPAWRLGGDILLDNGAPCEASMFYEKAWQLSPRRQTMERLALARQRGYLA; encoded by the coding sequence GTGTTGATCTTTTTACTGGGCAGCCAGGACTTCGCCGCGCCCCTGAGTGAACTGGGGCACGAGGTGGTTCGGTGCGCACCCGACCCCGCGGCCGATATTCCCGTTCAGGGCCCCGACCCTGACTGGCTGAGCGTGGCCAATCGGGCCGCCCAAATGGGGTTGCGGCCCGACGCCGTGTTGGTCTGCGATGACGTGGGCTTCCGCAACCTGCCGGTGGGGCTCGGGCAAAGTGAAGCCGTGACGGCCTGTTACCTGGTGGACGCGCCACTGAACGAGTTCTGGCAGCAGCCATACGCCAGACTTTTCGATGTGGCGCTGTTCGATCAACCAGCCCAGGCCGCGCGGGCCGTCTCCGAAGGAGTCAACGCCCATTGGCTGCCGTTGGGCGTGGAGCCAAAGCGCTATGAAAGCAACATGTTGGCGCGAGAAGAAAAAGCCGCCTGCTTTGTCGGCGTGGTCGACCCAAGGGTGCGGCCCAAACGCTCGGCGGTGTTGGACCGGGTGAGACGCCGGGTCGAGTTGCGCGTGCAAGGCGGCCGTCAAGGCAAATGGTTCGCCACGGCCGACGCCGCGTATATGTATAAAACTCACAGGGTTGTCATCAACGAAAACCTGTTTCCCGGCCTGACGACCAGGCCACTTGAGGTCATGGCCGCCGGCGGCTTTTTGCTCAGCGAGGCCGCGCCGGGCGTCATGGACCGTCACTTCGCCGACTTCGAGCATTTACTTTATTATGATCATGACAACCTGGATCAACGGCTGAGCCTGGCGCTCGGTGACGACGGCCTGCGCCGTAGATGCATGCGCGCCGGGCGTGAAGCTGTCTTGGGCGCGCATACCCTGGCTCACCGCGCCGATCAGCTTGCAAAACAATTAAAGCACGCGCTTGAAGATACCGAGCGCCTGGCCAAACGCCCCGACCACGGCCAAGCCATCGGCTTGGAGGGGCAAGCGTTGTTGATGAGCGCCCTGCGCTGGCCGGGCAAAGATGGCCGGCGGCGCTTGTTGCGCGCGGCGGCCAGGCTGCGTCAAGCCAACGACGCCGGCGTGGTCGGCCTGCCCACGATCAGGGCGGCGGCCGTGGCCGAGATGGCTTTAGGCCGGCACGACGCGGCGCTTGGGCTCTTACGTCAAGCCATGGAGCATGGCGCGCCTTGCGACGCCTTGGCCCTGACGATTTTTGAAAAACAGCATGCTGGCGTTGTTACGCAAAACCCCGGGCTCCACCAGTTGGTTCAGCGGCATCCAGGCTTGGCCGGGCGAGATGGGGAGGCGTCTTTTCATCTGGCCGCCGCCGCCTTGCTGGCCGACCATGGGCGCGGCATGAGCGCCGGCTTCAACAAAGCGCGGTCGCCACAGCCGTGTTGGGACGCATTGGAGCATTTACTCGAAGCAACCAGGCTCGACCCCACCCTGGAACCGGCTTGGCGTCTGGGTGGCGACATCCTGCTGGATAACGGCGCGCCCTGCGAGGCCAGCATGTTCTACGAAAAAGCGTGGCAATTATCGCCCCGGCGTCAAACCATGGAACGCCTGGCGTTGGCCCGTCAAAGGGGATATTTGGCATGA